The following are from one region of the Nicotiana tabacum cultivar K326 chromosome 3, ASM71507v2, whole genome shotgun sequence genome:
- the LOC107761718 gene encoding ras-related protein RHN1 isoform X2: MQRDVQLPQAPLFYSISDESTIGAAFFSSTLAVNNATVKFEIWDTAGQERYHSLAPMYYRGAAAAIIVYDITSSDSFARAKKWVQELQKQGNPNMVMALAGNKADLEDRRKVTAEEARLYAEENGLFFMETSAKTAVNVNDIFYEIAKRLPRAQPAQNPAGMVLVDRPAEGTRATSCCT, translated from the exons ATGCAGCGCGATGTACAACTTCCGCAAGCTCCTCTGTTTTACTCCATATCAGAT GAATCGACGATCGGGGCAGCTTTCTTTTCGTCTACGCTGGCAGTTAATAATGCTACGGTGAAGTTTGAGATATGGGATACTGCTGGGCAGGAGAGGTACCATAGCTTAGCGCCTATGTACTATAGAGGAGCTGCTGCTGCTATTATCGTCTATGATATCACTAGCTCG gattCGTTTGCAAGGGCAAAAAAATGGGTGCAGGAATTGCAGAAGCAAG GTAATCCTAACATGGTCATGGCTCTTGCTGGCAACAAGGCCGATCTAGAAGATAGAAGGAAGGTTACTGCAGAA GAGGCACGCTTGTATGCGGAAGAAAATGGCCTCTTTTTCATGGAGACCTCTGCCAAAACGGCTGTGAATGTCAATGATATTTTCTATGAAATAG CTAAACGGTTGCCTAGAGCTCAACCTGCCCAAAATCCAGCAGGAATGGTTCTTGTAGACAGACCAGCAGAAGGGACCCGAGCTACATCATGCTGTACTTAA
- the LOC107761718 gene encoding ras-related protein RHN1 isoform X1, whose product MASGGHNNLNAKLVLLGDMGAGKSSLVIRFVKGQFLEFQESTIGAAFFSSTLAVNNATVKFEIWDTAGQERYHSLAPMYYRGAAAAIIVYDITSSDSFARAKKWVQELQKQGNPNMVMALAGNKADLEDRRKVTAEEARLYAEENGLFFMETSAKTAVNVNDIFYEIAKRLPRAQPAQNPAGMVLVDRPAEGTRATSCCT is encoded by the exons atGGCATCCGGTGGTCACAACAATCTCAATGCAAAACTC GTATTGTTAGGCGACATGGGAGCTGGTAAATCAAGCTTGGTTATACGATTCGTCAAGGGCCAATTCCTTGAATTTCAA GAATCGACGATCGGGGCAGCTTTCTTTTCGTCTACGCTGGCAGTTAATAATGCTACGGTGAAGTTTGAGATATGGGATACTGCTGGGCAGGAGAGGTACCATAGCTTAGCGCCTATGTACTATAGAGGAGCTGCTGCTGCTATTATCGTCTATGATATCACTAGCTCG gattCGTTTGCAAGGGCAAAAAAATGGGTGCAGGAATTGCAGAAGCAAG GTAATCCTAACATGGTCATGGCTCTTGCTGGCAACAAGGCCGATCTAGAAGATAGAAGGAAGGTTACTGCAGAA GAGGCACGCTTGTATGCGGAAGAAAATGGCCTCTTTTTCATGGAGACCTCTGCCAAAACGGCTGTGAATGTCAATGATATTTTCTATGAAATAG CTAAACGGTTGCCTAGAGCTCAACCTGCCCAAAATCCAGCAGGAATGGTTCTTGTAGACAGACCAGCAGAAGGGACCCGAGCTACATCATGCTGTACTTAA